One genomic region from Saccharomyces cerevisiae S288C chromosome XI, complete sequence encodes:
- the TTI1 gene encoding Tti1p (Subunit of the TTT complex and regulator of telomere length; subunit of the TTT Hsp90 cochaperone complex that is involved in chromatin remodeling and telomeric chromatin regulation; telomere length regulator involved in the stability or biogenesis of PIKKs such as TORC1; detected in mitochondria and the cytoplasm in high-throughput studies; similar to S. pombe Tti1p), whose product MNSDTNAFKDIRISCVELSRIAFLPTESFDPNSLTLLACLKKVEEKLSAYEDDSLSPKFADYVFVPIASLLKQPALGESQTEYVLLIIFHLLRTCWSSNGKFSEQLGQQLFPLITFLVSSDKDNQKLITRSDEFKYAGCLVLHQFFKSVRSQRYHKEFFSNSKPNLLPALGHSVTILLKILEQSPQNNELQFKALASLEVLFQDIISDGEMLSFILPGNVSVFAKILTKPGRQIHYKVCVRTLEVLAKLLVLVYDDFSLDIKVNKLTDIRELSDTKLKHEINQSFMFNGPIVLLRTDGKTHRDTSWLTATSGQINIALEAFIPKLLKRNNESIDEALATFVSILLTRCENSLNNCEKVLVSTLVHLERDPMSKLPSHLVKLKEVVNEDLHKLSDIIRFENADRLSSLSFAITILEKNNERDTMINEVVRCLFESLNESIEPPSLINHKERIIEQSSQLTTTVNFENLESTNALIALPRLSEDMSLKLKKFTYHMGSLLLERHILNDVVTELISEQVDSPRTQKIVALWLSTNFIKAMEKQPKEEEVYLQFESDANYSSSMVEEVCLIVLEFCNELSQDISMEIEGKGIKKSDEFAVCTVLFSIETICAVMREEFQPELIDYIYTVVDALASPSEAIRYVSQSCALRIADTLYHGSIPNMILSNVDYLVESISSRLNSGMTERVSQILMVICQLAGYETIENFKDVIETIFKLLDYYHGYSDLCLQFFQLFKIIILEMKKKYINDDEMILKIANQHISQSTFSPWGMTDFQQVLNILDKETQVKDDITDENDVDFLKDDNEPSNFQEYFDSKLREPDSDDDEEEREEEVEGSSKEYTDQWTSPIPSDSYKILLQILGYGERLLTHPSKRLRVQILIVMRLIFPLLSTQHNLLIREVASTWDSIIQCVLCSDYSIVQPACSCVEQMIKYSGDFVAKRFIELWQKLCQDSFILKELRIDPTVHNHEKKSISKHVKFPPVTENALVSMVHMVLEGVKITEYLISEAVLEQIIYCCIQVVPVEKISSMSLIVGDIVWKIRNIN is encoded by the coding sequence ATGAATTCAGACACGAATGCATTTAAGGACATAAGAATTTCATGTGTTGAACTTTCTAGGATCGCTTTTTTACCCACCGAATCATTTGATCCAAATTCATTAACGCTATTGGCATgtttaaaaaaagttgaagagAAGTTATCAGCATACGAAGACGATTCACTTTCGCCAAAATTTGCAGATTATGTTTTTGTTCCTATCGCGAGTTTATTGAAACAGCCAGCTCTCGGCGAGTCTCAAACAGAATACGTCCTACTAATTATATTTCATCTCTTACGGACATGTTGGTCATCTAATGGTAAATTCTCCGAGCAATTGGGACAACAACTGTTCCCCTTAATCACATTTTTAGTCAGTTCTGATAAAGATaatcaaaaattaattACTAGATCAGACGAGTTCAAGTACGCTGGTTGTTTAGTCTTGCAtcagtttttcaaatcagTAAGATCGCAAAGGTACCATAAAGAGTTCTTTTCGAACTCAAAACCTAATTTACTTCCCGCTCTAGGACATTCTGTTACCATTCTGTTGAAAATTCTGGAGCAATCGCCCCAAAATAATGAGCTTCAATTCAAAGCTTTGGCATCCTTAGAAGTACTATTTCAGGACATAATATCTGATGGTGAAATGCTTTCCTTTATTCTTCCGGGGAACGTTTCTGTTTTCGCTAAGATACTTACTAAACCAGGCCGTCAAATACATTATAAGGTGTGTGTTCGCACGCTAGAGGTTCTGGCAAAATTATTGGTTTTGGTTTACGATGATTTTAGTTTGGATATCAAAGTAAATAAGTTAACAGATATTCGAGAGTTGAGCGATACAAAGTTAAAACACGAGATAAATCAATCATTTATGTTTAATGGACCTATTGTTTTGTTACGCACAGATGGGAAGACGCATAGAGATACAAGTTGGTTGACGGCAACTTCTGGGCAAATCAATATTGCTTTGGAGGCCTTTATACCCAAACTATTAAAACGTAATAATGAATCAATTGATGAGGCATTAGCGACATTTGTATCAATCCTTTTAACTAGATgtgaaaattctttaaatAATTGTGAGAAAGTGTTGGTATCCACTTTAGTACATTTGGAGCGTGATCCGATGTCCAAATTACCATCGCATTTGGTAAAATTAAAGGAAGTTGTCAATGAAGACCTGCACAAGCTAAGTGACATTATTCGGTTTGAAAATGCAGATAGGTTATCATCTTTATCATTTGCAATCACTATTCTAGAGAAAAATAACGAAAGAGATACAATGATCAATGAGGTAGTTAGATGTTTATTTGAATCGCTTAATGAATCTATTGAGCCACCAAGTTTGATCAATCATAAAGAGAGAATAATTGAACAAAGTAGTCAATTAACAACTACAGTAAATTTCGAAAACTTGGAAAGTACGAATGCTCTGATTGCTTTACCAAGATTATCAGAAGACATGTCACtcaaactgaaaaaatttacataCCATATGGGTTCTTTGTTGTTAGAAAGACATATTCTCAACGATGTGGTGACAGAGTTGATTTCAGAACAAGTTGATTCACCAAGAACGCAGAAGATAGTTGCGCTGTGGTTAAGCACCAATTTTATAAAGGCTATGGAAAAGCAACCGAAGGAGGAAGAAGTCTATCTACAATTTGAATCTGATGCCAACTATTCCTCTTCCATGGTTGAAGAAGTGTGTTTGATTGTATTGGAATTTTGCAATGAACTTTCTCAAGACATTAGCATGGAGATTGAAGGTAAAggcataaaaaaaagtgatgaGTTTGCCGTATGTACAGTTTTATTCTCTATTGAAACGATTTGTGCGGTAATGAGAGAAGAATTTCAACCAGAATTGATTGACTATATATACACAGTAGTTGACGCCTTGGCATCACCGTCCGAAGCCATTAGGTATGTGAGCCAATCCTGTGCATTGAGGATAGCAGATACCCTATATCATGGGTCTATCCCAAACATGATCTTAAGCAACGTAGATTATCTTGTAGAATCTATTTCCTCAAGATTGAATTCTGGGATGACTGAACGAGTGAGCCAAATATTAATGGTGATTTGCCAATTGGCTGGCTATGAAaccattgaaaattttaaagatGTTATTGAAACGATATTTAAACTACTGGATTATTATCATGGATATAGTGATCTCtgtcttcaatttttccaactatttaaaatcatcattttggagatgaagaaaaaatatatcaatgatgatgagatgattttgaaaatagcTAATCAACACATTTCACAAAGTACTTTTTCGCCCTGGGGTATGACCGATTTTCAGCAAGTACTCAATATACTAGATAAAGAGACACAGGTTAAAGATGACATAACAGACGAGAACGACGTCGATTTTTTGAAGGATGATAATGAGCCCAGtaattttcaagaatatttCGACTCCAAATTAAGAGAGCCAGATAGCgacgacgatgaagaagaaagagaagaagaggtGGAAGGAAGTTCTAAAGAGTATACTGACCAGTGGACCTCACCTATACCATCAGATTCATACAAAATACTATTGCAAATTTTGGGTTATGGGGAAAGATTATTAACCCATCCATCAAAACGATTAAGAGTGCAAATTCTTATTGTTATGAGGCTTATATTTCCCTTGCTATCAACACAGCATAATCTGTTGATAAGGGAGGTTGCTAGTACATGGGACTCCATCATACAGTGCGTCCTATGCTCTGATTATTCGATCGTTCAGCCCGCATGTTCATGCGTGGAGCagatgataaaatattctgGTGATTTTGTCGCCAAGAGATTCATTGAACTTTGGCAGAAACTGTGTCAGGATTCTTTTATATTGAAAGAACTGAGGATTGATCCAACGGTGCACAACCatgagaaaaaatcgaTTAGTAAGCATGTCAAATTCCCACCAGTAACTGAAAATGCGCTAGTATCGATGGTACATATGGTGCTAGAAGGGGTCAAAATTACAGAGTATTTAATTTCTGAAGCGGTACTTGAACAAATAATATATTGTTGTATTCAGGTTGTTCCAGTGGagaaaatatcatctatGTCATTGATAGTGGGGGATATCGTGtggaaaataagaaatataaATTAA
- the IXR1 gene encoding DNA-binding transcription repressor IXR1 (Transcriptional repressor that regulates hypoxic genes during normoxia; involved in the aerobic repression of genes such as COX5b, TIR1, and HEM13; binds DNA intrastrand cross-links formed by cisplatin; HMG (high mobility group box) domain containing protein which binds and bends cisplatin-modified DNA, blocking excision repair; IXR1 has a paralog, ABF2, that arose from the whole genome duplication), producing MNTGISPKQDDASNSNLLNIGQDHSLQYQGLEHNDSQYRDASHQTPHQYLNQFQAQPQQQQQQQQQQQQQQQQAPYQGHFQQSPQQQQQNVYYPLPPQSLTQPTSQSQQQQQQQQQQQYANSNSNSNNNVNVNALPQDFGYMQQTGSGQNYPTINQQQFSEFYNSFLSHLTQKQTNPSVTGTGASSNNNSNNNNVSSGNNSTSSNPAQLAASQLNPATAAAAAANNAAGPASYLSQLPQVQRYYPNNMNALSSLLDPSSAGNAAGNANTATHPGLLPPNLQPQLTHHQQQMQQQLQLQQQQQLQQQQQLQQQHQLQQQQQLQQQHHHLQQQQQQQQHPVVKKLSSTQSRIERRKQLKKQGPKRPSSAYFLFSMSIRNELLQQFPEAKVPELSKLASARWKELTDDQKKPFYEEFRTNWEKYRVVRDAYEKTLPPKRPSGPFIQFTQEIRPTVVKENPDKGLIEITKIIGERWRELDPAKKAEYTETYKKRLKEWESCYPDENDPNGNPTGHSHKAMNMNLNMDTKIMENQDSIEHITANAIDSVTGSNSNSTNPNTPVSPPISLQQQPLQQQQQQQQQQQHMLLADPTTNGSIIKNE from the coding sequence ATGAACACCGGTATCTCGCCCAAACAGGACGACGCCTCTAACTCCAACTTACTCAACATAGGCCAAGACCATTCGCTGCAGTATCAGGGTCTCGAACACAACGACTCCCAGTACAGAGATGCTTCTCACCAGACACCTCACCAATACTTGAACCAGTTTCAAGCCCAGCctcaacaacaacaacagcagcagcagcagcaacaacagcaacaacaacaagcGCCTTATCAAGGTCACTTCCAGCAGTCGCctcaacaacaacagcaaaatGTTTATTATCCACTACCTCCACAATCTTTGACGCAACCTACTTCGCAGTcgcaacaacaacaacagcaacaacaacaacaacagtatGCTAATTCGAActcaaattcaaacaacAATGTTAATGTTAACGCGCTACCTCAGGATTTCGGTTACATGCAACAAACCGGATCGGGCCAAAACTATCCGACGATCaatcaacaacaattttCCGAGTTTTACAACTCCTTTTTAAGTCATTTAACTCAAAAACAGACAAACCCTTCTGTCACGGGTACAGGCGCGTCTAGtaacaacaacagtaacaacaacaatgtTAGTAGCGGCAATAACAGCACTAGCAGTAATCCTGCCCAGCTGGCAGCCTCCCAATTAAACCCTGCCACGGCTGCTGCGGCCGCCGCAAACAATGCTGCTGGCCCGGCTTCGTACTTGTCTCAGCTCCCACAGGTGCAGAGATACTACCCGAACAACATGAACGCTCTGTCTAGTCTTTTGGACCCTTCCTCTGCAGGAAATGCTGCAGGAAATGCCAACACCGCTACTCATCCTGGTTTGTTACCACCCAATCTGCAACCTCAATTGACTCACCACCAGCAGCAGATGCAGCAACAGCTGCAAttacaacaacaacagcagttgcagcaacagcagcagctacaacagcaacaccagttgcaacaacaacaacaacttcaacaacaacatcatcatctacaacagcaacagcagcaacaacagcatcCAGTGGTGAAGAAATTATCTTCCACTCAAAGCAGAATTgagagaagaaaacaacTGAAAAAGCAAGGCCCAAAGAGACCTTCTTCCGCTTATTTCCTGTTTTCTATGTCCATAAGAAATGAGTTGCTTCAACAATTCCCTGAAGCAAAGGTCCCCGAATTGTCTAAATTGGCTTCTGCAAGGTGGAAAGAGTTAACGgatgatcaaaaaaaacCATTCTACGAAGAATTCAGAACCAACTGGGAGAAGTACAGAGTTGTGAGAGATGCTTACGAAAAGACTTTGCCCCCAAAGAGACCCTCTGGTCCCTTTATTCAGTTCACCCAGGAGATTAGACCTACCGTCGTCAAGGAAAATCCTGATAAAGGTTTAATCGAAATTACCAAGATAATCGGTGAAAGATGGCGCGAGTTAGACCCTGCCAAAAAGGCGGAATACACTGAAACttacaagaaaagattaaagGAATGGGAAAGTTGTTATCCCGACGAAAATGATCCAAACGGTAACCCAACCGGTCACTCACATAAGGCCATGAACATGAATTTGAATATGGACACTAAAATCATGGAGAACCAAGACAGTATCGAGCACATAACCGCAAATGCCATCGACTCAGTTACCGGAAGCAACAGTAACAGTACCAACCCAAATACGCCCGTTTCTCCTCCGATTTCATTACAGCAGCAGCCGctccaacaacaacaacaacagcagcaacaacaacaacacaTGTTATTGGCTGACCCCACTACAAATGGTTCGATcataaaaaatgaataa
- a CDS encoding haloacid dehalogenase superfamily protein (hypothetical protein; similar to uncharacterized proteins from other fungi): MTHPVAVKACLFDMDGLLINTEDIYTETLNETLAEFGKGPLTWDVKIKLQGLPGPEAGKRVIEHYKLPITLDEYDERNVALQSLKWGTCEFLPGALNLLKYLKLKNIPIALCTSSNKTKFRGKTSHLEEGFDLFDTIVTGDDPRIAKGRGKPFPDIWQLGLKELNEKFHTDIKPDECIVFEDGIPGVKSAKAFGAHVIWVPHPEAHAVLGDTEALLAGKGELLSSLEKLEMSKYGL, translated from the coding sequence ATGACACATCCTGTAGCAGTGAAGGCATGTCTATTTGACATGGATGGTCTTCTCATCAACACAGAGGATATTTATACTGAAACTTTAAATGAAACTCTCGCAGAATTTGGTAAGGGACCTTTAACTTGGGATGTGAAGATTAAATTGCAAGGGCTTCCGGGACCGGAAGCAGGAAAAAGGGTGATCGAACACTACAAATTACCAATAACTTTAGATGAGTACGACGAAAGAAATGTTGCATTGCAATCTCTTAAATGGGGTACTTGCGAATTTCTTCCCGGTGCAttgaatttgttgaaatacTTAAAGTTAAAGAACATTCCTATTGCATTATGTACGTCTTCGAACAAGACTAAATTTCGCGGCAAAACAAGTCATTTAGAGGAAGGTTTTGATCTTTTCGATACCATTGTCACTGGTGATGATCCAAGAATTGCAAAAGGTAGGGGTAAGCCTTTCCCGGACATTTGGCAGTTGGGTTTAAAGGAATTGAATGAGAAGTTTCATACCGATATTAAGCCCGATGAGTGTATAGTGTTCGAAGATGGTATTCCAGGCGTAAAATCAGCCAAGGCATTTGGTGCACACGTTATTTGGGTCCCCCATCCAGAAGCACATGCTGTTTTGGGGGACACAGAAGCTTTGTTAGCCGGTAAAGGTGAACTATTGtcttctttggaaaaacTGGAAATGTCCAAATATGGACTGTGA
- the MAE1 gene encoding malate dehydrogenase (oxaloacetate-decarboxylating) (Mitochondrial malic enzyme; catalyzes the oxidative decarboxylation of malate to pyruvate, which is a key intermediate in sugar metabolism and a precursor for synthesis of several amino acids) encodes MLRTRLSVSVAARSQLTRSLTASRTAPLRRWPIQQSRLYSSNTRSHKATTTRENTFQKPYSDEEVTKTPVGSRARKIFEAPHPHATRLTVEGAIECPLESFQLLNSPLFNKGSAFTQEEREAFNLEALLPPQVNTLDEQLERSYKQLCYLKTPLAKNDFMTSLRVQNKVLYFALIRRHIKELVPIIYTPTEGDAIAAYSHRFRKPEGVFLDITEPDSIECRLATYGGDKDVDYIVVSDSEGILGIGDQGIGGVRIAISKLALMTLCGGIHPGRVLPVCLDVGTNNKKLARDELYMGNKFSRIRGKQYDDFLEKFIKAVKKVYPSAVLHFEDFGVKNARRLLEKYRYELPSFNDDIQGTGAVVMASLIAALKHTNRDLKDTRVLIYGAGSAGLGIADQIVNHMVTHGVDKEEARKKIFLMDRRGLILQSYEANSTPAQHVYAKSDAEWAGINTRSLHDVVENVKPTCLVGCSTQAGAFTQDVVEEMHKHNPRPIIFPLSNPTRLHEAVPADLMKWTNNNALVATGSPFPPVDGYRISENNNCYSFPGIGLGAVLSRATTITDKMISAAVDQLAELSPLREGDSRPGLLPGLDTITNTSARLATAVILQALEEGTARIEQEQVPGGAPGETVKVPRDFDECLQWVKAQMWEPVYRPMIKVQHDPSVHTNQL; translated from the coding sequence ATGCTTAGAACCAGACTATCCGTTTCCGTTGCTGCTAGATCGCAACTAACCAGATCCTTGACAGCATCAAGGACAGCACCATTAAGAAGATGGCCTATTCAGCAATCGCGTTTATATTCTTCTAACACTAGATCGCATAAAGCTACCACAACAAGAGAAAATACTTTCCAAAAGCCATACAGCGACGAGGAGGTCACTAAAACACCCGTCGGTTCTCGCGCCAGAAAGATCTTCGAAGCTCCTCACCCACATGCCACTCGTTTGACTGTAGAAGGTGCCATAGAATGTCCCTTGGAGAGCTTTCAACTTTTAAACTCTCCTTTATTTAACAAGGGTTCTGCATTTACACAAGAAGAAAGGGAAGCGTTTAATTTAGAAGCATTGCTACCACCACAAGTGAACACTTTGGACGAACAACTGGAAAGAAGCTACAAGCAGTTATGCTATTTGAAGACGCCCTTGGCCAAAAACGACTTCATGACGTCTTTGAGAGTACAGAACAAAGTCCTATATTTTGCATTAATAAGGAGACATATCAAGGAATTAGTTCCTATCATTTACACCCCAACCGAAGGTGATGCTATTGCTGCCTATTCCCACAGGTTCAGAAAGCCAGAAGGTGTGTTTTTAGACATTACCGAACCTGATTCCATCGAATGTAGATTGGCTACATACGGTGGAGACAAAGATGTAGACTACATCGTTGTGTCGGATTCGGAAGGTATTCTGGGAATTGGTGACCAAGGTATCGGTGGTGTACGTATTGCTATCTCCAAATTGGCATTGATGACGCTGTGCGGTGGTATTCATCCCGGCCGTGTGCTACCTGTGTGTTTGGACGTCGGTACTAACAACAAGAAACTAGCCCGTGACGAATTGTACATGGGTAACAAGTTCTCCAGAATCAGGGGTAAGCAATATGACGACttcttggaaaaattcatcaaggCCGTTAAGAAAGTGTATCCAAGCGCCGTTCTGCATTTCGAAGATTTCGGTGTTAAGAACGCTAGAAGATTACTAGAAAAGTACAGGTACGAATTGCCATCATTCAACGATGACATTCAGGGCACCGGTGCCGTCGTGATGGCCTCGTTGATTGCTGCTTTGAAACATACCAACAGAGACTTGAAAGACACCAGAGTGCTTATTTACGGTGCCGGGTCTGCGGGCCTCGGTATCGCAGATCAAATTGTGAATCATATGGTCACGCACGGCGTTGACAAGGAAGAAGCGCGCAAGAAAATCTTCTTGATGGACAGACGTGGGTTAATTCTACAATCTTACGAGGCTAACTCCACTCCCGCCCAACACGTATACGCTAAGAGTGATGCGGAATGGGCTGGTATCAACACCCGCTCTTTACATGATGTGGTGGAGAACGTCAAACCAACGTGTTTGGTTGGCTGCTCCACACAAGCAGGCGCATTCACTCAAGATGTCGTAGAAGAAATGCACAAGCACAATCCTAGACCGATCATTTTCCCATTATCCAACCCTACTAGACTACACGAAGCCGTTCCTGCCGATTTAATGAAGTGGACCAACAACAACGCTCTTGTAGCTACCGGATCTCCTTTCCCACCTGTTGATGGTTACCGTATCTCGGAGAACAACAATTGTTACTCTTTCCCAGGTATCGGTTTAGGTGCCGTACTATCGCGTGCCACCACCATCACAGACAAGATGATCTCCGCTGCAGTGGACCAACTAGCCGAATTGTCGCCACTAAGAGAGGGCGACTCGAGACCTGGGTTGCTACCCGGCCTGGACACCATCACCAACACTTCTGCGCGTCTAGCTACCGCTGTGATCTTGCAAGCACTCGAGGAGGGAACCGCCCGTATCGAGCAAGAACAAGTACCGGGAGGAGCTCCCGGCGAAACTGTCAAGGTTCCTCGTGACTTTGACGAATGTTTACAGTGGGTCAAAGCCCAAATGTGGGAGCCTGTGTACAGACCTATGATCAAGGTCCAACATGACCCATCGGTGCACACCAACCAATTGTAG
- the TUL1 gene encoding ubiquitin-protein ligase TUL1 (Subunit of the DSC ubiquitin ligase complex; golgi-localized RING-finger ubiquitin ligase (E3) involved in sorting polar transmembrane domain containing membrane proteins to multivesicular bodies for delivery to the vacuole; involved in the endosome and Golgi-associated degradation pathway (EGAD), contributing to proteostasis and lipid homeostasis; proposed involvement in the quality control of misfolded TMD containing proteins; ortholog of fission yeast dsc1), with product MEIDGNTLVFIIVILFLFFSSPGGDGVSSQYEFNQLQRLKQQFRTEHNTFVNMTYTDSFRNITGLKLSYQDMLNNPLQNATYPLPGKDYDRWFPNQNYMVLPNDVIEAINTEVWNTSNDDASNLFPPNITSTLLGKIDLVSNNKYEKIRMPVPRFYEPATDFSEDIPPEGETYWSEWPSYGELHNVSFQHGEIAIQISHMSNLQDNNNYLRRNFINKKNDRWKLLNLQIDFSDKAEKEKHSIYSKAVYDIQRGRILSISQSSKFHSLFALPHYMSFQNDYNEKIFNDVKELVDEFWNFTDYTDVMTMKDVQDAYNNANFKCEYLIFLQLEPWNQYTRDQIKLIDDELNWPLGRPANLSSLPPINVVSGLLYSPDCGVRLGLHNVKGTRYELKIMSIRKHLLFGIALFAAQIYLLLTQMHHTNTPSMVNKISFYCFSMINLVDGSLATLYFVAASVVPELYLPLVISAFSCFILASIFEIRYLISIYASQVNEQNVGIINLLRGNTGTYDENRPRPAFIPDEGSIGGSLYGRFFFMLIIFTFLILSSTSWPRQLRMVFEYILIFILNSYWIPQIFRNAVKGIPSRRERARSSIGGNRSQNKMPLLWSFVIGTTIIRSLPVVYVFTYSSNVFRHHKDVHFVVFLSLWLLFQISILYSQDVLGSRWFLPKHTIPDGYSYFKPLSNEYISEHGGGTAEHTVDCAICMSDVPIYIEEIPETHKVDQHSYMVTPCNHVFHTSCLENWMNYKLQCPVCRSPLPPL from the coding sequence ATGGAAATCGATGGCAACACTCTGGTGTTCATAATAGTGATCCTTTTCCTATTTTTCTCCTCACCGGGTGGTGATGGTGTGTCTTCTCAATATGAGTTCAATCAACTCCAGAGACTCAAGCAGCAGTTCCGAACAGAGCACAATACGTTCGTCAATATGACATATACAGATAGTTTTCGAAATATTACCGGGCTTAAACTCAGCTACCAAGACATGCTGAATAATCCTCTCCAAAATGCCACTTACCCACTACCAGGAAAAGATTATGATCGATGGTTTCCCAATCAAAACTACATGGTTTTGCCCAACGATGTCATAGAGGCCATAAATACTGAAGTCTGGAATACTTCGAATGATGACGCTTCCAACCTTTTCCCTCCCAATATTACAAGCACCCTGTTAGGTAAAATCGACCTTGTATCAAATAACAAGTACGAAAAGATAAGGATGCCTGTACCCAGATTCTATGAGCCGGCAACTGATTTTTCAGAGGATATTCCTCCTGAAGGTGAGACGTACTGGTCTGAGTGGCCTTCGTATGGCGAACTTCATAATGTGAGTTTTCAGCATGGCGAAATAGCTATTCAAATTTCTCATATGAGCAATCTTCAGGACAATAATAATTACTTAAGGAGAAATTTCataaataagaaaaatgacCGTTGGAAGTTGTTAAATCTTCAGATTGATTTCTCAGATAAGgctgaaaaggaaaagcaTTCCATATACTCGAAGGCTGTATATGACATTCAACGTGGTAGAATTCTTTCTATTTCTCAGAGTTCTAAATTTCATTCATTGTTCGCCCTTCCTCATTACATGTCCTTCCAGAATGATTATAATGAGAAAATATTTAATGATGTCAAGGAACTCgttgatgaattttggaatttcACGGATTACACAGATGTCATGACCATGAAAGACGTACAGGATGCTTATAATAATGCCAACTTTAAATGTGagtatttgatttttcttcagttgGAACCATGGAATCAGTACACAAGAGATCAGATCAAGTTAATagatgatgaattgaaTTGGCCCCTGGGGCGTCCGGCAAATCTGTCTAGTTTACCGCCCATAAATGTTGTCTCTGGATTACTGTATTCTCCAGACTGTGGCGTACGATTAGGGCTTCATAACGTAAAGGGTACACGGTACGaattaaaaataatgtcGATCAGAAAACATCTATTGTTCGGTATTGCATTATTTGCAGCCCAGATATACTTATTGCTTACTCAGATGCATCATACAAATACCCCCTCCATGGTCAACAAAATCTCATTCTATTGTTTCTCAATGATAAACTTAGTCGATGGTTCCTTGGCCACTTTGTACTTTGTCGCAGCTAGTGTCGTTCCCGAATTGTACTTACCCCTAGTTATAAGTGCTTTTTCGTGCTTTATCTTGGCAtctatttttgaaatacgCTACTTAATTTCAATTTACGCTTCACAGGTTAACGAACAGAATGTTGGGATTATCAACCTCCTGCGTGGTAACACTGGCACATATGATGAGAATAGGCCAAGACCCGCATTCATTCCCGATGAAGGGTCTATCGGTGGCTCGTTATATGGTaggtttttctttatgCTAATCATTTTCACGTTTTTAATATTGAGTTCAACTTCATGGCCCCGTCAGCTAAGGATGGTATTTGAGTATATCCTAATCTTCATATTAAACTCATATTGGATCCCTCAAATTTTCCGTAACGCCGTTAAAGGTATTCCTtcaagaagagaaagagcAAGATCTAGCATTGGAGGAAATAGAAGTCAAAACAAAATGCCATTATTGTGGAGTTTTGTAATTGGTACAACAATAATTAGAAGCTTGCCCGTTGTGTATGTTTTCACTTACTCCTCTAATGTGTTCAGGCACCATAAAGATGTTCATTTCGTCgtatttttatcattgtGGCTACTGTTTCAAATTAGTATACTGTATTCTCAAGATGTATTGGGATCGCGCTGGTTCTTGCCTAAGCACACAATACCTGATGGATATTCGTATTTCAAGCCCCTTTCAAACGAGTATATATCGGAGCATGGTGGTGGAACTGCTGAACATACCGTTGATTGCGCGATATGTATGTCTGATGTTCCAATTTACATAGAGGAAATTCCAGAAACTCATAAGGTGGATCAGCACTCTTACATGGTAACGCCTTGTAATCACGTATTTCATACTTCGTGTCTAGAAAACTGGATGAATTATAAGTTACAATGTCCTGTGTGTAGGTCACCATTACCTCCGTTGTAG